In Montipora capricornis isolate CH-2021 chromosome 4, ASM3666992v2, whole genome shotgun sequence, the DNA window CATGTTGCACTCCTCACACTTGAACTGATTTGCACCAGTATGAAGGTTGATGTGCTTCTTAAGGTCACTGGACTGTTTGAATGCTTTCTGACAAATGTGACACTTGAATGGTCTTTCACCTAAGTGTAGGAATAACAGTTAAACAACAAGATtgaatacacctttttccaaaatggcggtcatttatagatattcttttgtttttattcaaattagacctcaatcaagggctaatttgaataaaaacaaaaggacatttaaatggtggccattttggaaagaGGTGTATTGTCcagcaacaaaaaaacagcagtttgttttgttcaaaaaaaagttaagaattattattcccctgaacctcaaccctgttcttttgttgctagacaattcaaaactagcctattgTGAAATGACAAAGCCAGCACACCATGCCAGTATCTAGTTTTTTAGCAACTGGACGAGATTCAATGTTCTTATTACAAATCAtgacaaaaaaatacattaacaCTGTCCTGATagcattgattttatttttaaacacaCCTGTATGAATACGTGTATGATCACGTAGGTGACTACGTGTCCGAAACATCTTGCTGCACACTTCACAGCGAAATTTGAAGCGTTTATTGCCCATGTGGATCACTGAGTGCTGTTTCAGGAGACTAGAACGAGAGAAGGTCTTCTTGCAAACTTGACAGTGGTGAATAGAACTTTCTGGAGAACTTCTTTGTCCtacaagaaatggaaaaaaaaaagtgaacaagATTCTCAAATCTAGTAGCACTGCTCAGTTACTGTATACTTAGCTAGTGGCATTGACTATTTTGTTAAAGGTTAGTTTTTGTCATATAATTAAAGGTCCATTTTGTAGTTGATGGAATACTCAGTGACCTGGCCTTAATGAAACTGCATGAAAGTGTTTCTTGGTTCAATCTTGTTTTGATCTGATTCCTATTCCAAAGTTAATCATGTTGCCCTTTTGGAGCTTTCATAAACCTTCTTTATTGGTTTTACATTTTAAGCTGTTGAAAGATCTTGGACTAATAAAGTAAAAATTAACGAGCTCAAAGGCAAAATTTACATTGTAAGGCCACTCGTACACTCCAGCTGCCCAAAACTCAACACCACCCTTTCATTTGACTGACTGTTGACCATTTTTTGATTCACTTCAAGTTGAAGTAACTTATCGACAGTTAGCCAACAGTCATTTGGAGAGGAGAATTCTCACCTAAAGAGTCTTGAGAAGATAATTGCCGCCCTTCGTCACCAAAAACCTGTCCATTGTTTGACACATCACCCGATTCTGATGCTTCGGACGTCTCAGATTCCTCTCCTACTGAAGGAGGAGACTTCACATCAAGTTCAGTGTCTTTTTGTTTGGTCTGCTCTCGAGCCAAAAACTTCAACATGTCTACAGATTTCACTTGAGACTTATCCAAAATACCCATCAACGGTTGTGCATTCCCTTGGGAAAACATGCTCAATTGCTTGATTTCAGTTGAATGCACCAAAGCAACTTCCATGGTTTGTTCCTGTTGCATTCTCATCTTCTGGTAGGTCTCTTCAACTTCCTTTAAATTCATAGAGTATTTTCCTGCTGGTTCATTAAGCTTTTTGTGCGATGACTGCAGTGTTATCAAGCTATCAGAGTTAAGTGGTAAATGTACATGCGGTATCCTGCTTTGAGAAAAACCAGGAAAAAAGTCTGTTTTCATGGGGCTGCCTATTTGTGACAAAGGCTCTTGGTTTTGACAATGCCTATCCAACTTTGTCGGTTCGGACTTTGCAGAAAAGGGCAATGCATTGAATTTCATAAATAAGCTGTCTGTGTTATTATGCATGTGTTCTTTGTTTGCATCACTCGCAGGTTTTGGCACGCTAGAATGATACTGTATGACAGACACACGATGGCACGGCACACTGTTGTTGTCCTGAGGTTTCGTAATTGCAGAATTAACAGGTTGAGAATTTTCCTCTCTGAAGCTGTGCTCCATAAGATTCCTATTTTGTATCTGACTTGTGGTGACAGGCCTCAACACAAAATGCAACTGTTGATAAGGAGAGCTAATCATTTTTGAATGAGCGTCACCACCATTAAGCTGATCCAATACCAGTTCTTTCCTCTCAAATGTGTCAGAAGTCAAATTTGTAGCAGGACTTGGTGAGAGCCTTACAGGTGACACACTGTTACGCCCATTGTTTTCTGCCATTGGAAGAGACTTGTTCCCAACTGTATTTTTTTGCAATGGCACCTTTAGATATTGAACACTATGAGGGCTTGGTTGCATATTTTGAGATCTCATGGAATTCTCTTCACACATTTTAGTCTTGCAAGATATATCTCCCTTGTTCTTAGTCCCAAGAGGGGAGGTATAAGTGCTACTTGTTGGCAGATAAGTCGATACAGGATTAACTGTGACCGGTGCACTCAATTTTTTCTCAACACCTCGGTCTGCTAGTGATGACTGATGCATGAAAGAATTCACGTCATCACCAGGCTCTGAAGTTGTTTCAGATACACAGCTATTAGTATCCCTAGGTGACGCTGCATGTTGTGGGATCTTATGAAGTTCAAGCAACTGATTTGCAACATCCCACTTGAGGCTCTTCTCTCTTAAATCACTATCATCAACCTCAGTGTCTTGAGCTGCAGAAACAGACTTGACACTACTTGAAACTGGAGCTACAAAGTCAGAAGATGTATCTGTCTGATCAGAAGAAACTGACGGATGTAATTCCTTGTGGTGTTCAAATGCTTCTTCAGACATAAATAATGCACTACAAGTTCCACATTTAAAAAACTTGTGTACAGAGTTGATGTGGCCACGGCAATGATGTGACCGAGTAAAGGCAGAAGGACAAATTGGACACTTGTAGGGCTTGTCCAAGGTGTGAGTACGTCGATGCTTCTTGAGGTCACTGGATTGTTTAAATCCCTTATGACAGATGTCACAGATATAAGGGCGCTCTcctgaaaattgaaaaaaaaataagaccGGAAGTCAGCACTTGAGGGTATAGAGTATGtacacggcagccatattggaggaccgaaacaaaagaatgatattcctttggggaataaatgttatttttatgcaaatatcttTGTTTtggtcctccaacatggccactGTGCACATACTCTATACATGGACATGCAGTCTGATTAAACATCACAAAACTCAATTCAAAAACTCAATGGTTTGAATCCTTAACTTATGATCTCTGTCCCAAATAAAACGAATCCTTAGTTTAAAAACCTGTAAAACTTACCGATTTCTGAACACagatgaaatgaaacaaatcgCAAGCAAAGAGAACAGGAAAAAATCCTAACAGGTTTCTAAAAAGAGGATGCGCCCCGTAATACTGTAATACATTGATTGTAtttaaccagaaacccataagggttgaaacatgtacatgtaacagccccttgtgtgctgggaaacaagcttctgaacattcaatttgctaagtaccatatttggaacaacaagagcgaggggtttccaaatatggtacttagcactgaaacattcaaccaatcagttcacaCCGAATATACGGAAGCTGTGAATGCGAATTAcccgtttcaacccttatgggtttctgatttaaCCCATTTACTGTAAACAGCCACAGATAAACCACACCTCTTTCACAAAAATTGTTGCTAGAAATCAGGGGtacggcttatctgcgagaacaTTTAAAAAACGCTGCTTCTGGTGTCTGTTTTCCATCTTTGCATCTGATCTAATGTCTGGTTACCGGTACTAAGCTATGACCAATCTACTCATGTTCTTATCGTTAtgcaaaaatctatggaaaaacCGTGTcgaatgaagaaattcctgtcaacggTAATACCAGGAAAAGTTCAATCATGTCAAAGTTGGTAGATACAATGTTCATTATATTAAAGTGCAAAAATTGTGGGTAAGAtttttgaagtattttctgttttagttttaatAGTGAGTGTACGTTAGATGAACAGTGGATAAAGAAGACTTCTAAAGATTgaactttggatttcttttgatttctttcaaaaaattgatttttttattctaaaatttgagctgctaaattcagGGTGCAGCTCATCTGCGGGTGCTTACGGTACTCCGGAGGCACCCTAGGGCAGACTCCAAGTTGACAagtaaattgtctggcattaagacagtaaaatctgttacaTGTAGGTCTTACTCCCAGGAGTTGATGGGTTCATATGATGTAGTGGTTTCACTCAGAATTAAGCAATAGCAAAACTATATTCTTGCTGCCTTTAGGTGTAGTAACCAGTATAAGCCCCagtattaaaacaattattacaaaaacaaaagcctAGCTAACAAAACCACACTGTAGAGCAAATCTTGACAGATTTTTACTCAGAGGATTACTCCAGGTGCTGCATTTGTTGCACtctcaaggctgttgcctaacaggagcccggtggcctggggctcccaaagaatagctctgggcgccttaatttttcacgtacagcaacacctttcacttcatatgttgggctcctaagttcttagtgtttagctctgagggccactttaaaattttcttaggcagcagctaTGACTCTGTAGACTTCCCTGTGGTTGTGGCTTAACCTTTACATtctattttacatgtaaatgccaATAATGGAAACTGTTGAAGAACTGCATCAAACTAACCAGTATGAACCCTGACATGGTCCTTCAAATGAGATGAAACCCTAAACTGTTTGCCGCAGGTGCTACAtttgtaaggcttctctccagagTGAAGACGTAAGTGGATATTCCTGCTGCTGGGATGGCTGAACAGCTTGCCACAAACATGGCACTTATAGTATTTCTGGTCACCATGAACATCCTTACAGTGCTGGCGTAACATTGCCAAACCCATGTACTGTGACTTGCAACGTTCACACTTGTACATCCGAAGACGCTTAGACAAGGAATTATTAATTCCATGGGCCAGGTCATCTGCCACAGAATTCTCACTGGATTGTAGATCTAGGGTAAGGACAATACAGTTAACTtttatttgaaaatgaaaacgtCAACTCtgagtttctttaaaaaaaattattagatTTATAAAACcatgtaacaacaacaacaacaatagtaataataatattaataataatagcagAGCTCCATGTGCCAACGGCACATGCACAAAGCACCACTGGTAGGAAAATAAGGTAACCCATCTGTGTGAAAAACTTTGTCTTTAGTCACCATACAACCGTACATCCactcctccatgtatgccaatgtgaccagtatcatgtgatcatatcgcgggctcaagtttagaaaATGAACTTGTGCCCAACATGGCACCCATACTCCAGCTGctttacagtgtacatgtatccaTGTTAAGGtcaaattgacacctgtcataacaaggtatccactgaccagtatcacctgaCCATATGCAGgatcaagtttagagctcatcaaggtcagCCTTTcgtgtctttcttttttcttaattattttaaagttgGCTGCTGACCTAGGttttgattggatcacagggtcacgccaggttaacttattgtaagaaatacatgtaaataacctgggagctctgcttttaggcttggctaaatctatacaataataataataataataataataataataataataataataataataataataataataataataataaactgaagCAATTCCAATGATAGTTAGAGCATTAGCCAAGGATAAATTCCACTCAAACCCATTGCTCTCACATTTCTTGAGTAAGGCGAATAATTTGAGTAAGATCAAGTAAGCGATGAAGTCTTGGAGAACTTGGAACTGCTCTGAATGTGTCAACATCTTGTGGAAGGTGCTGTCAATCTGAGGTTGTGGTGCCTTAGCTTGATGGACATACGGCAGTATTAAAAGACCAGTATATTACAAGGATTCTaggagcagggatggcacagtcggttagtgcgcggccttggtggaagaggtcctgagttcgatcccggatctcgcatccttgtttcgactcctttcctttccgtatagctagtagctttaaatacccgtaaaacggagcactgatggagaggggggagtaaaatgagtgcaccgtcgacctcaggtttgtcagtttaatTACTATAAGCAAGTTTTAATAGATGTTTTAATAGAATCAAACAAAACCTTTTTCCATTATATCTTGGGGACTAGCAGCTTCCTCCAAGTCATTTTTAATGCCTTCAGACATGTCAGCAGCTTTGTTTACACCAGCATTACCATCCTTCTCTGCTAATGAATCAGTCACATCTTTGCTGATTTTTTTACTGAGCTTCACATGGTCATCACCTGTGATATAAGGCTCCACCTCTGAATAAGCTCGTTTTTCACCCAGTTTCCTGAAAAAACAATCCGGGATTTTCGCATGATCAAATGGGTTGTTGCAATGTCCAATATCATTATGAAAAGTTGCTCACTGCTCATgcagaaaataaagaaaaacattgcGCCACAATCTGTGACCTAGGATGACCTTAACACCATCTGTTCGTTCCCAAACAATCCCTGTTGTTATTACATTATTTTAacataattacataggtgattaatGAAATTCTCTCCCCTGATTTGTTGCACGCGAGGTGATTATTGAATGGTAATCACctgaaaacagtttttttcaaaatggctgcaagccgttttgtcaAGGTGACAGACAAAGAAGTTTACTGTtttaagaaaatgcatatttttcaaataactACCTACGTAATTATTCTAAaggataataatattattcaccTTAGACTTGGTGAACAGAAACCTTGACTTCATCTTGGTTTTTAATCACTGATAGTCACCACGACATAggcaaataattattaaattatcattactatcatcaacattattatGATTCATTAGTATCAATATCATTAATACATATCAGAGACATAAAAAACcataaatctgaaaaaattcagttgcTCTAAattaagttacatgtacatgttacatgtacatgtaaaaggttGGCCAACATTTcatgacggtgcctactatcattttgcgcatctcgagatacccTGATTTCCAATTGGTGGTGCTtaataatacagggatattcttgcgcagttcaaaactatgtggagaaagcagaacttatcgattgctcttggtatccaaaaagaaattgggcgtaactatgcatttttcagagataattaatttaaccctttcactgccataaaTACCATTGACACTTATAGAATTTGCTCTGtttaacaccagacaattttactcatcaatggggaagcccACGATGGTGACAGggttaagcttcagtttgggaaagaatgccatacattgcttcgtACCTCAACCCATcaacatccaaaccggccgaaaccgtcCAGACTTTGACCTGCTCCAAATTTTTCCTAACCCttaaaccagccatacttagtattttactctgtttaacaccagacgatttaaCTCgtaatggggaacccctgggagtcaatgggttaatcactcactgaaaaactatgtctccATTAACCCATCGACATCCAAACTGGCCGAAACctgccagacttagtattttactctgtctaacgccagacgattttactcgtcaatggggaacccctgggagtcaatgggttaaagctttttacaaatactattgattaattatctttgaaaaaagtgtggttacccccaagtttctttttggatttctatCAATACCACTTGTTAAGATCAGCTTTTCCTGCAAATTCAgtaaactgcacaaaaatacctttgaattcgtaggcactgtccttaatgaGAAGTATCTTTCGTattctggatagtgacttagttatccggcttttgaacaactgggccagAGCTTAAATTAACCCCTTTTTTCCGGTGTCAAGTAATAGTCACTGTGGGTATCTTCCCTTTCCCTTCTGTGCCAGCCATATACACTGTACCACAGAGGATATTACAAGGTTGCGCGGAGATGCGAAATTTCTCTTAGAGTgttcaaaaatatttcacgagtgaaatatttttcaacacgagaacaACAAAATCCTCAACTTTAATACACACTTTCGGGATGGCCAGCTTAGGAGGGTACACAAGGCATTGGGAAATGGGAACAGAATTAGAGCATCGAAGTGGCAGGCTGGTTTTATCTGACCCAGAAAGCGTTGCTCCATTTGCAGATAAGTTTATTGTCAAACGAAAGTTTGCTGggatttaaaaggaaaaagagagaaGAAGAAAAGGCATTTAAGGTCAATCATATGAGGATTATCCTTGGACTGAGCTGTGTGAAGATGTAACGAAGCTTAAAAAGCTACGTGTTCCAGAACTAAACAAGTACTTAAACCACCACGGGCTGAAGCAGCATTTGAAGAGCAGCAAGAATGAGACGTAAAGGCAATTGTAAGACAATCATGCTCGCAGCAGAAGAGTCCTCTCAGAGCTGGCCAACCAACACTGAGAAATGCCAGGACATTGACACAAGATGACGACAGGGCAAGTGCTGACAGCAGTGAAACGGATGAAGGTGACAATGATGAGTATGACAGTGATGGCATTGACTCTGGGGGAGAAGATGGCTAAAGTGATCTGTAGTATAGGGATTAGAAAATATTGTCTTCATAGTGAGCACAGTAACGCTAAGTAGGaaaataaatacatcttattcgatggtttaacataacaAATGAAGATATTTTGCGAGTTACATAGTAGTTTTCCGAGACCCCACAGGGGGATGTTAAACCAtcaaataagagatttattattcccaacaaaaaggtgttattttgattcaattttatctggtaagagtgttcctcaaaaaatgcatcatctgtccttcagggggCTTGCGAATGATGTAAACAggacagaaagccagccaaatgtcctttatttgattgtataaatgaaatgaagagagacaagcgatgacaagctgtCCCGTTGAAAACTATAATTTCTTCCATTGAAAAACTGTTGGGTGATTTTAACATCATGGGAGCAACTGTAATGATGCTGCTCGATTTATTGATACTTTACAATCAATGGGTCTCACGCAACATGTGACTGGGCCGACGCATAAGGATGGGCACACCCTTGACTTAATCATTACTCGTTCTTTCGACAGGGTGGTATCGACTAAGCCTGTTATCGACACTTATGTGTCGGACCACGCCTCAATTCTCTGCGACATTGATTGTTGTAAACCTGCCGAGTTGAACGAGAACGTATCGTTCCAGAAGTTGAAGTCTATCAATTTTGATGTGCTGCGTGACGAAGTCACGTCATCTATGCTTTGTACTGGTGAGTTCTCTGACCTTGAAGAACTTGTCACGTGTTACAATTCCACACTGACCAAGCTACTCGATGCTCATGCTCCTGTCATGACTAAAAGTGTAGTCAAGCGGAAATGTGTTCCTTGGTTCAGCAATGACATCAGACTTGCAATAAGATCGCGACGAGCTGCTGAGCACAAATGGCGCAAATCAAACTTGGCGCAGGATTATCTCCCCTTTAAGAATGCAAGAAATCGCGCTAATTACATCATGTCCACTGTGCAAAAGGAATACTTCTCTGACTTCATTAGCCAGAACAGCACAAACCAGGCGAAATTGTTCCAGTCTGTTAAAACCTTACTGTGTGAACCTTGTAAGACACCCTTCCCGCCTGATGTGAGCCCTAAAATCCTGGCTaatgattttggaaagttctttGAGCAGAAAATCGAAAAGATCTACAAAACCCTGGATATGCTCTCTGCACTGCCATGTGGGCCTGACATGGCAAATGAAGAACCAGCTGCTCATGCTCCGAGGACAGCGTTTAGTATGCCCTTGACACTGCCAGCTGTAACATCCTTGTTCACGTCTTTCAAGCCTGTGTCTGAGGAAGATGTTCGTGCCTTGATTACTAAGGCGCCCATTAAATGCTGTCCACTAGATCCTATACCATCCTCAGTTCTCGCACAGTTGTTGGACGTTCTCATACCCGTTATCACGACTATGATAAACCTGTCCTTCGAAACTGGGCAGTTTGCAAGTGACTGGAAGGAGGCTCTGCTATTGCCTGCCCTTAAAAAGGCTCGCTTGGAGGTGGTGTTTAAGAACTTCCGCCCCATAAGCAACCTCCCCTTCGTTTCAAAGCTATCGGAACGAGAAACCGCTGACCAATTGATGCAGCATGCTGTAGATCAAGGACTTGATTGTAAATTTCAGTCCGCTTATAAGAAACACCACAGCACCGAAACCGCCCTCCTCAAGGTCAAGAACGATCTCCTGATGAATATCGACAATCAACACGTGACTTTGCTGGTGCTCCTTGATTTAAGCGCCACATTCGATACTGTTAGTCACGACATCTTGCTTGATTGTTTGAATACCAGGTTTGGAGTGAGATATAAGGGACTGGATGATCTCTGACAAGTTGATGCTAAATGACAGTAAGACTGAGATCTTGCTTGTTGGCACACGCCAACAGTTGCGCAAGGTTGATCTTGATGCTCTTCAGATTGGCACATCAACAGTGCCTCTAACTAGCTCAGCTGTTAGGAACCTAGGCGCATGGTTTGATCCAGAACTTACTATGAACACGCACGTGAACAAACTATGCAGTGCAGCATATTTCATTTGTACAACTTAAGGCACATTCGGAAGTATCTAACACAGCAGACGTGTGAGAAGCTAGTGCATGCTTTTGTTACAAGTCGAATTGATTACTGCAACAGTTTGTTGTATGGTTTGCCCGCCAAGCAGCTAGATAAGATTCAGTGTGTACAATATACGGCGGCGCGCATCATTTTTAGACTTCCAAAGTTTTGTCATATCACCCCAACACTTTTTAGCTTGCACTGGCTGCCAGTAAGATATCGAATCGATTTTAAGATCTGTCTTTTAACTTTCAAGGCCATGTATACACGGATTTGCTCCCAGCTACCTATGTGAGCTAATCACAGTCAAAGAGAGCCAACGTTACAGTCTCAGGTCCTCCAGTGAGCTCTTGCTTCGCATGCCAAGTCGCATCACCAAAAAGACTCTTGGTGACAGGGCATTTCAAGTCGCGGCCCCATGCTTATGGAATTCACTTCCTGGAGAGCTGCGACGCAAGAGTGACCTAGAGGAGTTCAAGCCCCATCTAAAAGCgcatcttttttcaaaggcatatttataggagtctcataatttaattagcttttaagatttttattcttttttctcaaattgttatatatgtatttttaactttcttaacttttcataattgtaatgcacatttgatcaaatttttgttaatttgcgcaatataagtgaataaattattattattataattattaattattattattattgttctgtccatatttgctctgttctaaaccagt includes these proteins:
- the LOC138047347 gene encoding zinc finger protein 91-like isoform X1; this translates as MKDKSKASETFQEMLQRKLGEKRAYSEVEPYITGDDHVKLSKKISKDVTDSLAEKDGNAGVNKAADMSEGIKNDLEEAASPQDIMEKDLQSSENSVADDLAHGINNSLSKRLRMYKCERCKSQYMGLAMLRQHCKDVHGDQKYYKCHVCGKLFSHPSSRNIHLRLHSGEKPYKCSTCGKQFRVSSHLKDHVRVHTGERPYICDICHKGFKQSSDLKKHRRTHTLDKPYKCPICPSAFTRSHHCRGHINSVHKFFKCGTCSALFMSEEAFEHHKELHPSVSSDQTDTSSDFVAPVSSSVKSVSAAQDTEVDDSDLREKSLKWDVANQLLELHKIPQHAASPRDTNSCVSETTSEPGDDVNSFMHQSSLADRGVEKKLSAPVTVNPVSTYLPTSSTYTSPLGTKNKGDISCKTKMCEENSMRSQNMQPSPHSVQYLKVPLQKNTVGNKSLPMAENNGRNSVSPVRLSPSPATNLTSDTFERKELVLDQLNGGDAHSKMISSPYQQLHFVLRPVTTSQIQNRNLMEHSFREENSQPVNSAITKPQDNNSVPCHRVSVIQYHSSVPKPASDANKEHMHNNTDSLFMKFNALPFSAKSEPTKLDRHCQNQEPLSQIGSPMKTDFFPGFSQSRIPHVHLPLNSDSLITLQSSHKKLNEPAGKYSMNLKEVEETYQKMRMQQEQTMEVALVHSTEIKQLSMFSQGNAQPLMGILDKSQVKSVDMLKFLAREQTKQKDTELDVKSPPSVGEESETSEASESGDVSNNGQVFGDEGRQLSSQDSLGQRSSPESSIHHCQVCKKTFSRSSLLKQHSVIHMGNKRFKFRCEVCSKMFRTRSHLRDHTRIHTGERPFKCHICQKAFKQSSDLKKHINLHTGANQFKCEECNMEFRRADALRKHKLGHKMGNMPCGHCGKNFMHISALRQHRAMHNVQPVKTNRAFHRCNYCFKTFTKADSYRIHMEEHTREQRIMLFDCKVCALKFFTEAEFTDHMNIHNGNRPHKCFICEKEFCIAEHLQDHVRLHTDVTARINCEDDVDRLQGTLDITMQSVIHA
- the LOC138047347 gene encoding zinc finger protein 91-like isoform X3 is translated as MSEGIKNDLEEAASPQDIMEKDLQSSENSVADDLAHGINNSLSKRLRMYKCERCKSQYMGLAMLRQHCKDVHGDQKYYKCHVCGKLFSHPSSRNIHLRLHSGEKPYKCSTCGKQFRVSSHLKDHVRVHTGERPYICDICHKGFKQSSDLKKHRRTHTLDKPYKCPICPSAFTRSHHCRGHINSVHKFFKCGTCSALFMSEEAFEHHKELHPSVSSDQTDTSSDFVAPVSSSVKSVSAAQDTEVDDSDLREKSLKWDVANQLLELHKIPQHAASPRDTNSCVSETTSEPGDDVNSFMHQSSLADRGVEKKLSAPVTVNPVSTYLPTSSTYTSPLGTKNKGDISCKTKMCEENSMRSQNMQPSPHSVQYLKVPLQKNTVGNKSLPMAENNGRNSVSPVRLSPSPATNLTSDTFERKELVLDQLNGGDAHSKMISSPYQQLHFVLRPVTTSQIQNRNLMEHSFREENSQPVNSAITKPQDNNSVPCHRVSVIQYHSSVPKPASDANKEHMHNNTDSLFMKFNALPFSAKSEPTKLDRHCQNQEPLSQIGSPMKTDFFPGFSQSRIPHVHLPLNSDSLITLQSSHKKLNEPAGKYSMNLKEVEETYQKMRMQQEQTMEVALVHSTEIKQLSMFSQGNAQPLMGILDKSQVKSVDMLKFLAREQTKQKDTELDVKSPPSVGEESETSEASESGDVSNNGQVFGDEGRQLSSQDSLGQRSSPESSIHHCQVCKKTFSRSSLLKQHSVIHMGNKRFKFRCEVCSKMFRTRSHLRDHTRIHTGERPFKCHICQKAFKQSSDLKKHINLHTGANQFKCEECNMEFRRADALRKHKLGHKMGNMPCGHCGKNFMHISALRQHRAMHNVQPVKTNRAFHRCNYCFKTFTKADSYRIHMEEHTREQRIMLFDCKVCALKFFTEAEFTDHMNIHNGNRPHKCFICEKEFCIAEHLQDHVRLHTDVTARINCEDDVDRLQGTLDITMQSVIHA
- the LOC138047347 gene encoding zinc finger protein 91-like isoform X2, whose protein sequence is MKDKSKASETFQEMLQRKLGEKRAYSEVEPYITDLQSSENSVADDLAHGINNSLSKRLRMYKCERCKSQYMGLAMLRQHCKDVHGDQKYYKCHVCGKLFSHPSSRNIHLRLHSGEKPYKCSTCGKQFRVSSHLKDHVRVHTGERPYICDICHKGFKQSSDLKKHRRTHTLDKPYKCPICPSAFTRSHHCRGHINSVHKFFKCGTCSALFMSEEAFEHHKELHPSVSSDQTDTSSDFVAPVSSSVKSVSAAQDTEVDDSDLREKSLKWDVANQLLELHKIPQHAASPRDTNSCVSETTSEPGDDVNSFMHQSSLADRGVEKKLSAPVTVNPVSTYLPTSSTYTSPLGTKNKGDISCKTKMCEENSMRSQNMQPSPHSVQYLKVPLQKNTVGNKSLPMAENNGRNSVSPVRLSPSPATNLTSDTFERKELVLDQLNGGDAHSKMISSPYQQLHFVLRPVTTSQIQNRNLMEHSFREENSQPVNSAITKPQDNNSVPCHRVSVIQYHSSVPKPASDANKEHMHNNTDSLFMKFNALPFSAKSEPTKLDRHCQNQEPLSQIGSPMKTDFFPGFSQSRIPHVHLPLNSDSLITLQSSHKKLNEPAGKYSMNLKEVEETYQKMRMQQEQTMEVALVHSTEIKQLSMFSQGNAQPLMGILDKSQVKSVDMLKFLAREQTKQKDTELDVKSPPSVGEESETSEASESGDVSNNGQVFGDEGRQLSSQDSLGQRSSPESSIHHCQVCKKTFSRSSLLKQHSVIHMGNKRFKFRCEVCSKMFRTRSHLRDHTRIHTGERPFKCHICQKAFKQSSDLKKHINLHTGANQFKCEECNMEFRRADALRKHKLGHKMGNMPCGHCGKNFMHISALRQHRAMHNVQPVKTNRAFHRCNYCFKTFTKADSYRIHMEEHTREQRIMLFDCKVCALKFFTEAEFTDHMNIHNGNRPHKCFICEKEFCIAEHLQDHVRLHTDVTARINCEDDVDRLQGTLDITMQSVIHA